The Camelina sativa cultivar DH55 chromosome 14, Cs, whole genome shotgun sequence genome includes a window with the following:
- the LOC109128689 gene encoding uncharacterized protein LOC109128689, with the protein MDVTSAFLHSELDEEIYMSLPQGYTPSSGTLPPNAVCKLNKSIYGLKQASRQWYRCFTKALLDDGFSQSYADNTLFVKEEGTSYIALIVYVDDILIASNSDEVVASVKACLAKQFKTKGLGPAKFFLGLEIARNTDGISVCQRKYCLDLLADSGLLGCKPNSVPMDPKIELTKETGVLLSDDRPYRELIGRLLYLCITRPDITFAAARNILNYLKNNPGQGLFYSASSEICLNGFADADWETCKDTRRSISGMCIFLGTSLISWKSKKQDIVSSSSTEAEYLSMAQTTKELLWFRQILQDLRITPVSQAKLFCDNKSALHIANNDVFHERIKHVEIDCYTTHDQVKNDFLKLFHLSSENQLADILTKPLHRGPFHHLLQRMSVSSLYSPQELSA; encoded by the exons ATGGATGTTACAAGTGCTTTCTTGCACAGTGAGCTCGATGAGGAGATATACATGAGCCTTCCTCAGGGTTACACACCTTCTTCCGGCACATTACCACCTAATGCAGTCTGCAAACTCAACAAATCTATCTACGGTTTGAAGCAGGCCTCTCGACAGTGGTATCGTTGTTTTACAAAAGCTTTGCTGGATGATGGGTTTTCACAATCGTATGCTGACAATACTTtgtttgtcaaagaagaaggtaCTTCTTACATTGCTCTTATTgtctatgtggatgacattCTGATTGCGAGTAACAGTGATGAGGTTGTTGCTTCAGTCAAAGCTTGCCTTGCAAAACAGTTTAAGACAAAGGGTTTAGGACCGGCAAAATTTTTTCTAGGCTTAGAGATTGCTCGAAATACTGATGGAATCTCGGTTTGTCAGCGAAAATACTGCTTAGACTTATTGGCAGATTCTGGTTTGTTGGGTTGCAAACCTAACTCTGTTCCTATGGATCCCAAGATAGAGCTTACCAAAGAAACAGGTGTCCTATTATCTGATGACCGGCCTTACAGAGAATTGATTGGCAGACTGCTATACTTGTGCATCACCAGACCTGATATCACCTTTGCG GCTGCTCGCAACATCCTCAATTACTTGAAGAATAATCCAGGCCAGGGACTTTTCTACTCTGCGTCTTCTGAGATTTGTCTCaatggttttgcagatgcagaTTGGGAGACGTGCAAAGACACACGACGATCTATCTCTGGTATGTGCATCTTTCTTGGCACTTCGTTGATCTCTTGGAAATCGAAGAAGCAGGATATCGTGAGTTCCAGTAGCACTGAAGCAGAGTATCTAAGCATGGCTCAAACCACCAAAGAGCTCCTCTGGTTTCGGCAGATACTCCAGGATTTACGCATCACACCTGTTTCACAGGCTAAATTGTTCTGCGACAATAAATCAGCTCTTCACATAGCGAACAATGATGTCTTCCACGAGAGAATAAAGCACGTGGAAATTGACTGCTATACAACGCATGATCAGGTTAAAAACGATTTTCTCAAACTTTTCCATTTATCCTCGGAGAACCAACTAGCTGACATCCTTACGAAACCGCTACATCGTGGACCATTCCATCATCTGCTTCAAAGAATGTCTGTTTCAAGCCTTTATTCACCACAAGAATTATCGGCTTGA
- the LOC109128910 gene encoding uncharacterized protein LOC109128910, whose product MVSRDSSIVALSLFVMFLLVLNLHFEITTAARKPIRVFSPPSSIKWSPPSPPKDDFERFKINIYKNIEQTAFRPTGQGPSQGIGHKDPPGAP is encoded by the coding sequence ATGGTGAGCCGTGATAGTTCTATTGTGGCTTTATCCTTATTTGTGATGTTTTTGCTTGTGTTAAATCTGCATTTTGAAATTACAACAGCTGCGCGAAAACCAATTAGAGTGTTTAGTCCGCCAAGTTCGATCAAGTGGTCACCACCATCACCCCCAAAGGATGATTTTGAAAGGTTCAAGATCAATATATACAAGAACATTGAACAAACCGCATTCCGACCCACTGGTCAGGGTCCTAGCCAAGGTATCGGACACAAGGATCCCCCTGGTGctccatga
- the LOC104741771 gene encoding primary amine oxidase-like, producing MAQLHFTILIFSSVFVISSSSFIPPPHPFDPLTETELNLVRTIVNKSYPIGHNHKFTFQYVGLNEPDKSLVLSWHSSPDHNVKLPPRQAFVIARDKGKNREMVVDFSTRAIVSDKIHVGNGNPMLTLDEQHAATALVLKFKPFCDSIMKRGLNLSEVVVTSSTMGWFGEAQTKRFIRTIPFYLNGSVNTYLRPIEGMTIIVDLDKMKVAEFKDRFTGPMPKPNGREYRISNLKPPFGPSLRDAVVFQPDGPGFKIDGHVVRWANWEFHMSFNVRAGLVISLASIFDMDVNKYRQVLYKGHLSEMFVPYMDPHDDWYFISYLDCGEFGCGQSAVSLEPYTDCPPNAAFMDGIYAGQDGTPTKVSNVMCIFEKYAGDIMWRHTESEVPGMKITEVRPDVSLVARMVTTVGNYDYIIEYEFKPSGSIKMGVGLTGVLEVKPVEYVHTSEIKEDDIYGTIVADNTVGVNHDHYVTFRLDLDIDGTDNSFVRTELVTKRTPKSVNTPRKSYWTTKRNTAKTETEARVKLGLKPEELVVVNPTKTTKHGNEIGYRLIPGPATSSLLAQDDYPQIRAAFTNYNVWITPYNRSEVWTSGSYADRSQGDDALAVWCKRNRKIEKKDIVMWYTVGFHHVPCQEDFPTMPTMSGGFELRPTNFFEQNPVLKAKPMNLTTVPKCTPKSN from the exons ATGGCTCAACTTCACTTCACCATCTTGATATTTTCTTCCGTTTTCGTAATATCATCCTCGAGCTTCATTCCGCCGCCTCACCCCTTCGACCCCTTGACCGAGACTGAACTCAACCTCGTGCGTACTATCGTCAACAAGTCGTACCCTATTGGTCATAACCATAAGTTCACTTTCCAATACGTGGGTCTCAACGAGCCAGACAAGTCCCTAGTATTGTCATGGCACTCATCACCAGACCACAACGTCAAACTACCACCACGTCAAGCGTTTGTCATCGCCCGAGATAAGGGCAAGAACCGAGAGATGGTTGTTGACTTTTCCACTCGAGCCATTGTCTCAGACAAGATCCACGTAGGAAATGGTAACCCTATGCTCACTCTTGATGAGCAGCATGCAGCCACCGCGCTTGTTCTCAAGTTTAAGCCGTTTTGTGACTCGATAATGAAACGCGGCTTGAACTTGTCGGAAGTAGTGGTCACATCCTCAACGATGGGATGGTTCGGTGAGGCGCAGACGAAGAGGTTTATAAGAACGATTCCATTTTATCTAAACGGATCGGTGAACACGTATCTTAGACCAATTGAAGGAATGACGATAATCGTTGACCTTGACAAGATGAAAGTAGCGGAGTTCAAGGACAGGTTCACAGGTCCTATGCCGAAGCCTAACGGGAGAGAGTACCGTATCTCCAATCTCAAGCCGCCGTTTGGCCCTTCACTTCGAGACGCCGTCGTTTTTCAGCCGGACGGTCCCGGGTTTAAGATCGATGGACATGTCGTGAG ATGGGCAAATTGGGAGTTTCACATGTCCTTCAACGTTCGAGCTGGTCTTGTCATCTCTCTTGCATCCATTTTCGACATGGACGTGAACAAGTACCGGCAAGTCCTATACAAAGGCCATTTATCAGAGATGTTTGTCCCTTACATGGACCCACATGATGACTGGTACTTCATCAGTTACCTAGACTGTGGTGAATTTGGTTGCGGCCAATCTGCCGTGTCCCTTGAGCCATATACCGATTGTCCCCCAAATGCTGCTTTCATGGACGGCATCTATGCGGGCCAGGATGGAACTCCTACAAAAGTATCAAATGTTATGTGCATTTTCGAGAAATATGCCGGAGATATTATGTGGCGACATACCGAATCTGAAGTACCCGGCATGAaa ATCACAGAGGTTAGACCAGATGTAAGTCTTGTGGCCCGGATGGTGACGACAGTGGGAAACTACGACTACATCATTGAGTACGAGTTCAAACCTAGCGGTTCCATCAAAATGGGG GTTGGTTTAACCGGTGTTTTAGAAGTTAAACCCGTGGAATATGTTCACACATCAGAGATCAAAGAAGACGACATCTACGGGACAATTGTTGCTGACAACACCGTTGGAGTAAACCACGATCACTACGTAACATTCCGTCTTGATCTTGATATCGATGGTACGGATAATTCATTTGTTCGTACTGAACTTGTGACCAAGAGGACTCCAAAATCTGTTAACACACCGAGAAAAAGCTATTggacaacaaaaagaaacacagCAAAAACCGAGACAGAAGCTCGGGTGAAGCTAGGGCTGAAACCGGAGGAGTTGGTGGTGGTTAACCCTACTAAAACAACTAAGCATGGCAATGAGATTGGATACCGTCTGATTCCTGGGCCGGCTACAAGCTCACTTCTTGCCCAAGATGACTACCCACAGATTCGAGCAGCATTCACCAACTATAACGTGTGGATCACGCCGTATAACAGATCGGAGGTTTGGACTAGTGGTTCGTATGCTGATCGGAGCCAAGGTGACGACGCATTAGCTGTATGGTGTAAAAG GAATAGgaaaatagagaagaaagataTAGTGATGTGGTACACCGTTGGATTCCACCATGTCCCATGCCAAGAAGATTTTCCGACAATGCCTACTATGTCTGGCGGCTTTGAACTTAGGCCAACAAACTTTTTCGAGCAAAATCCTGTCCTCAAGGCTAAACCTATGAACCTCACCACCGTTCCAAAGTGTACTCCAAAGAGCAATTAA